The proteins below are encoded in one region of Ereboglobus luteus:
- a CDS encoding sensor histidine kinase: protein MPEGAAILTGRDITPELAEMNRLAWKLAAAGLGIWLLGLAGGWWIAGRAIRPIRAISHTATRIAEGNLDERIDTRDAESELGQLATVLNDTFARLHASIEQQKRFTSDASHELRTPISILIAETQRILKRDRTSAEYRETLQTCADTAARMRHLVEALLLLARQEAPGRNFNTQTRVSCDLADIMRDTARQLAPLAAERHIEIDTTALSPAPLNADPATLGIIATNLISNAIQHHHVAGKTGAGGHIRLKTGINENKQTCLIVEDDGPGIAAEDLPHIFDRFYRADKARTHNADQAPHIGLGLAIVRRIIENHRGTIEARSEPGRGTAFEVRLPQQ from the coding sequence GTGCCCGAAGGAGCCGCCATTCTCACCGGGCGCGACATCACGCCCGAACTCGCCGAAATGAACCGTCTCGCGTGGAAACTCGCCGCCGCCGGCCTTGGTATCTGGCTTCTCGGTCTGGCAGGCGGTTGGTGGATCGCAGGGCGCGCCATTCGCCCGATTCGCGCCATCAGCCACACGGCCACCCGCATCGCCGAGGGCAACCTCGACGAACGCATCGACACCCGCGACGCCGAAAGCGAGCTCGGCCAGCTCGCCACCGTTCTCAACGACACCTTCGCGCGCCTCCACGCATCCATCGAGCAGCAAAAACGCTTCACCTCCGACGCCTCGCACGAACTGCGCACACCCATCTCGATTCTCATTGCTGAAACGCAGCGCATCTTGAAACGCGATCGCACGTCAGCCGAATATCGCGAAACCCTCCAGACTTGCGCTGACACTGCCGCGCGCATGCGACACCTCGTTGAAGCGCTGCTCCTCCTCGCCCGTCAGGAAGCGCCGGGGCGAAACTTCAACACACAGACACGGGTTTCCTGCGACCTTGCCGACATCATGCGCGACACAGCCCGCCAGCTCGCGCCTCTCGCCGCCGAGCGTCACATCGAAATCGATACAACCGCTCTCTCGCCCGCTCCCTTGAACGCCGATCCCGCCACTCTCGGAATTATTGCCACCAATCTCATTTCCAATGCCATTCAGCACCATCATGTCGCGGGCAAAACCGGCGCGGGCGGACACATTCGACTGAAAACAGGCATCAACGAAAACAAGCAAACCTGCCTCATCGTTGAGGACGATGGTCCCGGCATCGCCGCCGAAGACCTGCCGCACATATTTGATCGCTTTTACCGGGCCGACAAAGCCCGCACGCACAACGCCGATCAGGCCCCGCACATCGGTCTCGGCCTGGCAATCGTCCGGCGTATTATCGAAAACCATCGGGGCACGATTGAAGCCCGCAGCGAACCAGGTCGGGGCACCGCCTTCGAAGTTCGCCTGCCGCAACAATGA
- a CDS encoding response regulator transcription factor: protein MRLLVIEDDPALQRSLAATLREENYAVDTASDGEDGLYKARENTYDVILLDVMLPKLDGWGVLAALRDNATPQGAGAKPGAEAISKTPILMLTARDTVPDRIRGLDHGADDYLTKPFDIDELLARIRALIRRSAGQTSSLVVLSGGITLDTAARRVTNAGGVEIPLTAREYSLLEYLALHRGEVVSRTTLYEHLFDEDDDTFSNLLDVHVSNLRKKLDSDIIQTRRGHGYSVEK from the coding sequence ATGCGCCTCCTTGTAATCGAAGATGATCCCGCGCTTCAGCGCAGTCTTGCCGCCACGTTGCGCGAGGAAAACTATGCCGTGGATACCGCGAGCGATGGCGAGGACGGACTCTACAAGGCGCGGGAAAATACCTACGACGTTATTCTCCTCGATGTCATGCTTCCCAAGCTTGATGGCTGGGGCGTCCTTGCCGCGCTTCGCGACAACGCCACACCCCAGGGCGCGGGCGCCAAACCGGGGGCGGAAGCGATTTCAAAAACGCCGATCCTGATGCTCACCGCGCGCGACACCGTGCCCGATCGCATTCGCGGACTCGATCACGGCGCCGACGATTATCTCACAAAACCCTTCGACATCGACGAACTCCTCGCGCGCATCCGCGCCTTGATACGCCGCAGTGCCGGGCAAACTTCATCCCTCGTTGTCCTTTCCGGCGGCATCACGCTCGACACCGCCGCGCGCCGCGTCACCAACGCGGGCGGCGTGGAAATTCCTCTCACCGCGCGCGAGTATTCACTTCTTGAATACCTGGCTTTGCACCGGGGCGAGGTTGTCTCGCGCACCACTCTTTACGAGCACCTCTTCGACGAGGACGACGACACCTTCTCAAATCTTCTTGATGTTCATGTTTCCAATCTTCGAAAAAAACTCGATTCCGACATCATCCAAACCCGTCGCGGCCATGGATACAGCGTGGAAAAGTAG